The following nucleotide sequence is from Synechococcus sp. CBW1004.
GGCCTACCTGTTCAGCGGCCCTCGGGGCACCGGCAAAACCTCGAGCGCCCGCATCCTGGCGCGTTCGCTCAACTGCATCGCGAGCGCCGGCCCCACTCCCGAGCCCTGTGGTGTCTGCGCCCTGTGTGAGGCGATCGCCTCCGGCACCGCCCTCGATGTGATCGAGATCGATGCCGCCTCCAACACCGGTGTCGACAACATCCGCGACCTGATCGAGCGATCGCGCTTCGCGCCGGTTCAGGCCCGCTGGAAGGTGTACGTGGTCGACGAGTGCCACATGCTCTCGACCGCCGCCTTCAACGCCTTGCTCAAGACCCTCGAGGAGCCGCCTCCGCAGGTGGTCTTCGTGCTGGCGACCACCGATCCGCAACGGGTGTTGCCCACGATTCTGAGCCGTTGCCAGCGCTTCGATTTCCGGCGTATTCCTCTGGAGGCCCTGCAGAGCCATCTGGCCTGGATCGCAGAGCAGGAGGCGATCGGCATCACGCCCGAGGCTCTGCATGTGGTGGCCCAGCGGGCTCAGGGCGGCCTGCGTGACGCCGAGAGTCTGCTCGATCAGCTCAGCCTCCTGCCGGCCCCGATCGAACCCACGGCTGTCTGGGAGCTGCTCGGTGCCGTGCCCGAAGAGGAGCTGCTCGAGCTGGCCGCCGCCATGGCCGAGGCCGAGCCGCTGCCCGTGGTGGAGGCGATCCGTCTGCTGCTCGACCGGGGCCGCGAACCCTCGGCGGTGCTCCAGGGCCTGGCGGGGATGCTGCGCGATCTGCTGCTCGCCGGTGTGGCCCCCGAACGGCTGGAGCTCACCAGCGTCTCTCCGTCGTTGCGGCCGCGTCTCAACCCGCTGGCCCGCCGCATCGGCAAGGCGCGGCTGCTGCACTGGCAGGCTCAGCTCAAGGGAAGTGAGCAGCAGCTGCGCCTGAGCGTGCAGCCACGCCTTTGGCTGGAGGTGCTGCTGCTCGGCCTGCTCGCCGAGCCGGTGGCTCCCGCAGTGGCGGTCCCCTCCCAGGCCCCGGTCGGGTCGCGAACGGCCACCGTTGCCGCTGTGGCGCCTGCCGCGGCGGCCTCAGACACCGCAGTCGCCCTCGCCGGGCCTTCTCCCGTCATGCCGAACGAGGTCGTTCAGCCACCGATGTCCCCGGCTGTCGTCAGCCCGTCACCGCCCCCGGTGAACGCTCCGGCGGCCGCTCCTCCCGGCGAGCCCGCCAGTGCGTCCGAGACGCCGTTGCCCGAGCTCTGGCAGCAGATCCTGGCCGGTCTGGAGCTTCCTTCCACCCGCATGCTGCTTTCCCAGCAGGCCCAGCTGGTGCGGCTCGACGGTCAGCGGGCCGTGGTGCGGGTGGCCGGCACCTGGATGGCGATGGTGCAGAGCCGCCTGTCGCTGCTGGAGACGGCCTTCAGCCGCGCCCTCGGCAGCCCGCGGCAGCTGGTGCTTGAGAGTGGTGATCCCGGGAGCGGCGCCGCTGCTGCACCCGTGGCCGCGCGACCGGCACCACCGTCGGCACCGGCACCGCCCGCAGGCGCTGTCCAGGCCGCGAACACGCCTGCTCCTGCCTCGGCCCCGGATCAATCCGCCGCGCCATCCGTCGTCCCGACGAAGCCTGCCGGCGCGCAGGGCGCGATGGCCTCAGAGGCAGCGCCGCCGCTTGCTGCCTCGGCGTCTCGACCCCACCCCTCCCCGGCGCGTGCTGTCGAGCAGGCTTCCGGATCAGACCCTCAGCCCCCGACCCTGACGGCGTCGGCGCTTCCGAGCGCGCCGTCAGGGTCGGGGGCTGAGGCTCCCCCCGCCTCGGCTGCAGCGTCCGCCCTGTCCGCTTCGGCGCCCCCACCGCGCTTGGGCACATCCGTGGAGGAGAAGGCACGACAGCTGGCTGATTTCTTCAATGGCGAGGTGGTGCTTCTCCCCGAGGATCCCGAGGCAGCTCCCGCCTCCGCCGATTCGCTCCCTCCCGCTCAGCTCCCGGCTCACGACGTCGCCTGAACGCCGCCGGTTCCGGCTGACAGCCAGTCTCAGACCAACGTCAGGCGCTGGTTGAGGCGGCGCGTCTCACAGGAGAGTGGCCCATCAGCCTCGTGCCTGCCCCTCCGGAGGCGGTGCGTCGCTTTCCCCCGGACCGTGTTCAGAGCGCCCCCCCCTCCGTGGCCAGCTCGGGGTCCGCCTCAACGGTCTGCGGCTCCTCCTCGGCGCCGTGGTGGAGAGTCTTGACCCACACGAGCCGCTTGGGCAGCAGCGCCATGCGCAGGGTCACCCAGGGAATCACCGCGAACCAGTGGACCAGGTACAACACCCCAAGAGTGACCGAAGCCACCGACATGCGCGGCAGCGGCGGCCCCTCGCTCGGACGGCGGCAGCCGCTCACGATGGCGATGCCCGAGAGGCCCAGGGCCACGATCGAGAAGGGCCACATCGCCGGGGGGGTGCCGGTGGCGATGACGCCGGCCAGATCGGCCGCGGCCATCACCGGCATCATGTACTGGAGCACGAAGAAGCTGAACAGGTCGGTCTTCTGGGAGCCGCTCAGCCGGTCCGACAGCAGACCGGGCGCGTAGTCGAGAAAGCGCTGCAGACCGCCTTCGGCCCAGCGCTGTCGCTGGCGCCACAGGGCCGGCAGCGTGAGCACCGCCTCCTCCTGCACGGGTGGATCCCAGAGCACGCCGATCGGTTGCCGCTCCAGCAGCAGGCGCATGCTCAGGTCGAGATCGTCGGTGACGGTGGCTTCGTTGAAGCCCCCGCAGGTCAGCACCGCGTCGCGTCGCAGCAGCTGGCCGTTACCGCGCAGCTCCGCGACACCACCGGCGCACAGCCGCCCCTGCTGAATCACCGCGTCGAAGGCCATCTCCATCGACTGGGCGCGGGTGAGCAGGTTGGTGTCGGGATTGGCGACGGCCTTGCGCAGTTGCACGGCGGACCAGCCGCCGGCCTCGGCCCAGGGGATCAGCCGCTCGAGCACGTCCTCCTGGAGGTCGGCATCGGCATCGAGCACCAGCAGCCAGCGGCCCTGCAGCTGGGGCAGCACCAGATTGAGCGCTCCGGACTTGCCACCGCCGGCCTCTCTTGAGCGGCGCAGCACCCGCAGTGCGGGTTCGCGGCCCTGCAGCTCCTCGAGCAGCTCGGGCGTGCGGTCCTCGCTGCCGTCATCGATCACCCACAGCAGAAGCCGGCCGGCCGGATAGCGGAGGTTGGCGATCCGCTCCACCAGCCGGCGGATGACGGCCTGTTCATCGCGGGCGGCGACCACGACATCGACAGCTGGAAGATCGCTCGGGAGGTCTGCCTCCGTTGCGACTCCGGAGTCGTCCGTTGCCTCGGGCGGAGCGGCGATCGTGGGGGGATCGAGCAGCACCGTGCGGATGCTGTAGCCCCCCAGAAGCACGGCCAGCACGATCGAGGGGACCAGGCTGCGACCCGGCTCCAGCCAGTGGGGTGCCAGGCCTGCGGCGCAGCAGCCGAGCAGGAACAGGGACGCCTTGAGGCGACGGTGACCGCCGGTCACGGGACGCTGGTCGTCAGGCTGCTCCGTGGCCCTGCCTTCGACCATCGCTTCCCTGGAAGTACATCAACTTTAGAGTGCCTCCCCAAGGCTCCGGAGTGGCACCAGCTCCGTTCCGCGGTAGTAGTGCTGGAGGATGCGCTCGGAGCTCCAGCCGCGTCGGGCCAGATCGATGGCTCCGGCCTGGGAGAGGCCCGCTCCATGCCCGAAGCCTCCCCCCCGCACGAGCCAGCGCCCGGGGCCGGCCGGCGTCACTTCGAACAGGGTGCTGGGCAGTTGCCGCAGGGTGCGGCGGATGGCGTCGAGGCGCAGCACGCGGGTGCCTCCGGTGCCGCCGATCTCCAGGGCCAGCACCCGGCCGCTCGGCCCCCGGGACAGCACCCGCAGTCGGGTGGGGGTGCCCAGATTCCTGGCGCCGTTGCCGAGGGCGCTGCTCAGCTGGGCGGCCGTGAGGGTGCGCTGCCAGCGGAACAGGCTGTGATCGGCGCCCCAGGGCAATGGTGCTCCGGCCTTGAGCAGCGCACTGAGCGCCGCTGGTTTGAGGGGCAGTGGATAGCGGCTCACGAAGCCGGCCGGGCCATCGGCGAAGGCTCGCAGATAAGGCAGCGGCGCCCCCTGCCACACCTCGTCGAAGCCGGCCGCCATGCCGCCGTTGCTGGCGTGATAGACGGCGTGGATCGGCTGTCCGTCAGCCGCCAGCAGTTGCTCCCGGCTGGCGGCGATTGCGTTCCGCACGCTGGTCCCTGCCGCCCGTGGATCGCTGTACACCTGGCACTGGGTGTCGGCGCAGAGGTGATAGCCATCCACCTGGAAGCGGAGGCGGTTGCGCAGGGCCCAGGTGCGGGCCAGGATCGCCTGGGCCTCCAGGGCCGCAGCCGGCGATCCGGCCCCGATCTCGTGGGGCACCACCCCTTCGAGATAGCGCTCCAGCGGCACCTGTTCCACCAGGCTCCAGCTTCCGTAGGCATCGGGCTGCAGCAGGAAGGGTCCGCCGTAGATGCCCTCGCCCCAGACCAGCCCCTCCGGCGCCAGGATCCGGATCGGGCCCCGCAGGGTCACCGTGCCCTCAGCGCGTCGCAGCTCCAGCACCAGGCGCCCGTTCTCCTGCCGCTCCACCAGGGTGGCGCTGCGTCCCGGTGGATCCGCTGCCTCCGGCGGTGCCCAGACCTCCCACTCCCGGGGGCGGGCGATCGTCGTCTCGACCCCCTGGGCCCGCCAGGCGCGGGCCGCTTCCTCAGCGCTCTCGTGGCTGGCGAAGGGGCTGAGCACCCGCCTGCGGATCTGCAGAGGCGAAGCCAGCGGCTCGAGCCGCCAGTGCAGGCTCAGCCGGGGAGACTGAAAGCGCTGACCGTCGCTGTCCACGAGGGTGAGCAGACCGGAGGAGGCGCGAAGCACGAGGGGGTCGGCAGCGGCCTCCCTGCCATCCGCCGCGAAGCCGAGCCGGGCGGCCAGGGCCACCAGCAGCACAGGCTCGGCCGTGTTCAGTGGCGCCGGTCGTGCCACCGGCCAGTGCAGCGCGCTCACCGGCTGGGCGGGAACCGATGTCTCCGGGGCCTCGGGGGCGGCCGGAAGGGGCAGCGTCTCGGCCCGGCAGCCGCTGATCAGCAGCAGACCGCTCAGAAGCGACTGGCTGACCAGGGCCAGGGCAGCCCTGCGACGGGCGGGCTGCCGCCGCAAAGGCAGGGTCTGGCTGGAAAGGGAGGACAGGCGAATCACGGTGGCTGGGACGGGGAGGGGTTGGAGGAGGGGACTGCCGCGTCGTACTCTGCTTGTTTGTGCCTGCGCGACACCGATGCCGAAGCTCAAGACCCGCAAAGCGGCCGCCAAGCGGTTCAAGGCGACCGGCAGCGGCAAGTTCCTGCGCCGTCGCGCCTTCCGCAACCACCTGCTCGATCACAAGAGCCCCAAGCGCAAGCGTTACCTCGGCACGATGGCCGTGGTCGACGACCGCGATCACGACAACGTGTCGCTGATGCTCCCCTACGCCTGATCCCAGGCCGGGCACGCCTTGTTCTCCCCCGACCGGGGCTCCCCGGTCACCGTTCCGTTCTGATTTCCTGGACCCGCCATGGCTCGCGTCAAGAGGGGCAACGTCGCCCGTAAACGCCGCAACAAGATCCTTCGCCTTGCCCGCGGCTTCGTCGGCGGCAGCGGCAGCCTCTTCCGCACCGCAAACCAGCGGGTGATGAAGGCCCTCTGCAACGCCTATCGCGACCGTCGCCGCCGCAAGCGCGATTTCCGCCGCCTCTGGATCGCGCGCATCAATGCCGCGGCCCGCATCAACGGCACGAGCTACAGCCGTCTGATCGGCGGCCTCAAGAAGGCCGACGTCCAGATCAATCGCAAGATGCTGGCCCAGCTCGCCGTGGCTGATCCCGCCAGCTTCGCTGTCGTGGCCCAGTCCGCCGCCAGCTGAACTCTCCCTCTGCGGCCCGATGAACGAACTGCTCCCCCAGATCTATCTGGTCGGCTTGATCGGCCTTCTTGGAGGTGCCTCGTTCTTCGTCGGGCGTCAGATCCTGAGGGTGCGCCGCGATGAGCAGGCCCTCTCCCGCCTCGGTGGCGGTCGCGGTTCGGATGGCGCTCTCCAGGATGCGGCCGGCCTCTACGAGCTGGCCTCCGTTCAGTTGCGCAAGCGTCTCTATGGCCAGGCGGCTGACACCCTGCGCAAAGCCCTCAAGCAGGCCGATGCTGAGAAGGTTCCCTCAGAGGCACGTGCCCTGATCGAGAACGCCATGGGTTTTGCTCTGGCTGCTCAGGGCAAGTACCCCACGGCAGTCCGTCATTACCGCTCGGCGCTGCGAGCCAAGGCGGATTATCCTGTCGCCCTCAACAACCTTGCCTTCGCTCTGGAGAAGCAGGCCAAGCCTGACGAGGCGCGTGCGCTCTATCAACAGGTGTTGAATCTGGAGGAAGGCAACCGCACCGCCCGTAAGCGGTTGCGTCTGCTTGAGCGCAGGACGGTGAGCATCAGCCCTGCCGCCGAAGCGCCTCGGGGCATCGGAGATGACAAGGCAGCCTGAATCCTGCGCTGCTTTTCGTCTCGATTGAGCGTTTGGGGTGCCATGAAATGGCATCCTTTTTTATGGCATCAACCCGTGAATGGTGTCATGCCGTCCTGGTGGGTTCATGTCCGGGGTTGTCTCAGAGGCGCCAGACAACTCTGACTCTTCCCAGGTGCCCATTCAGGCTCGTCCCCAGGATTGATCGAGCTGGTCCGCTCAGGCTGATCAGAGGGTGCGAGCGCAGGGCCAGAGCCGGCTTTCCGGTGTCTTCTGTATCTGGGGTGCCGGGACTCGACGACTGTCCAGTGACTGTCGCTGACCTGTCGGTGGCCTGGGTCGGTCGGCTCGGCAGGAGGAGCGGCCGGCCTGCGCCTGGCAGGGGGTCAGAAAGCCCTGCGAGCCCTGAAGCCCCAGACACGGTCGGCGCCTGGGATCACCAGAGGCCGCGGATGGAAGGGGTGCTGTCAGGACGGTTGGAGGGCGGAGCCAGGCTCAGTTGAGGAACCAGCTGCAGACGTCCGCCGAGGGTGACCAGACGCGGCGCCTGCCAGGCGCTCAGGGTGAAACCCTCCAGTCCCATCACCGTGCCACCCGGCTCCATGCCAGCGGGAAGGCGGTCACCCAGGAGCAGCAGATCCAGCTGGTCGGATTTGGCGTTGAGGTTTCCCTGGATGGGAGTGGTGACGCCGCCGATGGTCAGTTGACCGCGCAGGTCCACCATCTGTCCCATGGCGTTGAGACTCTCGAGCCGCAGCTCGACCGGCATCGCTTCCGGGCTGCCGTAAGGGCGATAGGTGCCGCTCCAGGCCCTGGGCAGATCACGGGCCAGCACAGCGGCGCGTCCCTGGGAGTCAAAGGTTTCGACAGCACCGACGTTCAGGTCCTCCGACCCGCTCGCCCCGACGGCCATAGGCGGCACAAAGGGGACGAAGGCGTCGCTGGGCAGCGGCGTGAGGGCGAGCAGCAGCGGCAGCGGCATGGCGGCATTGGTTAGGCCAGGGCGCACACTAGGGGCAAGACGCCCGACCTCGCACCGTTCCGTGGCCGAAATCCCCCACGCCACAGCCTCCGGCAGCTCGGCGGCTCCCGTGCCGAGCCCCGATCCGCTGCTGATCGGCGGCCGCTCCTTCGCCAGCCGGTTGATGACCGGCACCGGCAAATACCCCTCTCTGCAGGCCATGCAGGCCAGCCTCGAAGCCAGTGGCTGCGCGATCGTCACCGTGGCTGTCCGGCGGGTGCAGAGTCAGGCCGAGGGCCATCTGGGGCTGATGGAAGCGATCGATTGGACCCGCTACTGGATGCTCCCCAACACGGCCGGCTGCGCCACGGCCGAGGAGGCGATCCGGGTCGCGCGGCTCGGTCGGGAGCTGGCCAGACTGGCTGGTCAGGAGGACAACAGCTTCGTCAAGCTTGAGGTGATCCCGGACTCCCGCCATCTGTTGCCCGACCCCATCGGCACGCTCGAGGCGGCCGAGCAGCTGGTGAAGGAGGGATTCACCGTGCTGCCGTACATCAACGCCGACCCGCTCCTGGCCAGGCGCCTGGAGGAGGCTGGCTGCGCCACCGTGATGCCTCTCGGCTCGCCGATCGGCTCCGGTCAGGGCATCCGCAACGCCGCCAACATCGCCCTGATCATCGAGAACGCCAGGGTTCCGGTCGTGGTCGACGCCGGCATCGGTGTCCCCAGCGAAGCCGCCCAGGCGATGGAGATGGGTGCAGATGCCCTGTTGATCAACAGTGCCATCGCCCTGGCGGGTGATCCGGTGGCGATGGCGCGGGCCATGGGTCAGGCCGCCATCGCCGGTCGCACCGCCTTCCAGGCCGGACGCCTGCCGGTCCGTCCGCAGGCCAGCCCCAGTTCGCCGCTGCAGGGTCGGGTGGGTCAGCTCGGCTGACCCACCCCTCAGCCCGCTCTGTGACGAAGCATGCCGGTTTGGCGGCGCCCTCTGGGGCCCTCCATAGGGTGAGCCGGCCCCACCCCACCGCCCCGATGCAGGTCACCGAAGAAGACGGCGGCAGGCTCAACGCCTTCGCCAAGGAGCCCCGGATGGTCGTGATGGAGGAGGGGGAGACGCCCGGCGGCAACCGGATGCTGTTGATCGGCGGCGCGCTGCTGGTGCTGGCCCTGGTGGCGGTGGCGGCTGGAATCAGCTGAACCTTCCGGGCCCCCGGGAGGCCTGTAGTAGCTTGATGCAAATGGGCAACAGCTCGTTCAGGAGACTGGGGTGAAGGTTCTCGTTCTCGGCGGTGACGGCTTCTGCGGGTGGCCCTGCGCGGTGAACCTGGCGGATGCCGGTCATGACGTTCTCATTGTTGACAACCTCAGCCGCCGCAAGATCGACATTGATCTGGGTGTCGAGTCACTCACTCCGATCGCGACGATCGGCGAGAGGTTGCGTGCGTGGGAGCAGGTCGGGGGCCGGGCCATGGGCTTCGTTCATCTCGATATCGCTCATGAGTACGACCGCTTGCTGGAGCTGCTGCGCAGCGAGCGACCCGAGGCCATCGTGCACTTTGCTGAGCAGCGTGCTGCGCCTTATTCGATGAAGAGCAGCGCGACGAAGCGCTACACGGTCGATAACAACGTCAACGGCACCCACAATCTGCTCGCGGCGATTGTGGAGAGCGGGCTCGATATTCATATCGTCCATCTCGGCACGATGGGTGTGTATGGCTACGGCTCCCATCGTGGTGCCACCATCCCAGAGGGATATCTCACTGTCGAAGTGCCGCAGCCGGACGGCAGCCGCTTCACCGAGAAGATTCTGCATCCAGCAAATCCCGGTAGTGTCTATCACATGACCAAGACGCTGGATCAGTTGTTGTTTTTCTATTACAACAAGAACGACGGCATCCGCATCACTGATCTTCACCAAGGCATCGTCTGGGGCACCAACACCGCTCTGACCGAGAAAGATCCTCGCCTCACCAACCGCTTCGATTACGACGGTGATTACGGAACCGTGCTCAACCGTTTTCTAATGCAGGCGGCGATCGGCTATCCGCTCACGGTGCATGGCACCGGCGGTCAGACCCGTGCCTTCATTCACATCCGCGATTCGGTCCGCTGCGTGCAGCTGGCGCTGGAGCATCCCCCCACTCACGGCGAGCGGGTCAAGATCTTCAACCAGATGACCGAGAGCCACCGGGTTGGTGATCTGGCTGAGAAGGTGGCGGCCCTCACCGGCGCCAAGATCAATCATTTGCCCAACCCTCGCAACGAGGCGGTCGAGAATGATCTGATCGTCGACAATCGCTGCTTCATCGAGCTGGGCCTGCAGCCCACCACGCTCGACGACGGCCTGCTCGCCGAGGTGGTGGATGTGGCCCGCCGCTGGGCCGATCGCTGCGACCGTTCCCGCATCCCCTGTGTGTCTGCCTGGACCAGCCGTCAGGCGCAGGCGATCGGGGCCCCGGCCTGAAGCCAGCAGGGAGCCCTTCGTGAAGATCGCATTTTTCACCGAAACCTTCCTGCCGAAGGTTGACGGCATTGTCACGCGGCTGACCAAGACGGTGCAGCACCTGGTGGAGGCCGGTGACGAGGTCCTGATCTTCTGTCCCGAAGGTGCACCCAGCCGCTACATGGGCGCTGAGGTGGTGGGTGTGCCGGCGATGCCTCTGCCTCTCTACCCCGAGCTCAAACTGGCCCTGCCTCGACCCGCCGTCTCTGAGGCTCTCGAGCGATTCGCCCCGGATCTGGTGCACGTGGTGAACCCCGCCGTCCTCGGTCTGGGAGGCATCTGGCTGGCGAAGACACGCGGTCTGCCGCTCGTTGCCAGCTATCACACCCATCTGCCGAAGTATCTGGAGCACTACGGCATGGGCATGCTCGAGCCCCTGCTCTGGGAGCTGCTCAAGGCCGCCCACAACCAGGCCCGCCTCAATCTGTGCACCTCGACAGCGATGGTGGACGAACTGGCCGCCAAGGGCATTCAGCACACGGCGCTGTGGCAGCGCGGCGTCGACACGGAACTGTTCCGCCCGGAG
It contains:
- a CDS encoding DNA polymerase III subunit gamma/tau — its product is MTQAYQPLHHKYRPQRFDQLVGQEAIAATLSQALRSGRIAPAYLFSGPRGTGKTSSARILARSLNCIASAGPTPEPCGVCALCEAIASGTALDVIEIDAASNTGVDNIRDLIERSRFAPVQARWKVYVVDECHMLSTAAFNALLKTLEEPPPQVVFVLATTDPQRVLPTILSRCQRFDFRRIPLEALQSHLAWIAEQEAIGITPEALHVVAQRAQGGLRDAESLLDQLSLLPAPIEPTAVWELLGAVPEEELLELAAAMAEAEPLPVVEAIRLLLDRGREPSAVLQGLAGMLRDLLLAGVAPERLELTSVSPSLRPRLNPLARRIGKARLLHWQAQLKGSEQQLRLSVQPRLWLEVLLLGLLAEPVAPAVAVPSQAPVGSRTATVAAVAPAAAASDTAVALAGPSPVMPNEVVQPPMSPAVVSPSPPPVNAPAAAPPGEPASASETPLPELWQQILAGLELPSTRMLLSQQAQLVRLDGQRAVVRVAGTWMAMVQSRLSLLETAFSRALGSPRQLVLESGDPGSGAAAAPVAARPAPPSAPAPPAGAVQAANTPAPASAPDQSAAPSVVPTKPAGAQGAMASEAAPPLAASASRPHPSPARAVEQASGSDPQPPTLTASALPSAPSGSGAEAPPASAAASALSASAPPPRLGTSVEEKARQLADFFNGEVVLLPEDPEAAPASADSLPPAQLPAHDVA
- a CDS encoding glycosyltransferase family 2 protein; translation: MVEGRATEQPDDQRPVTGGHRRLKASLFLLGCCAAGLAPHWLEPGRSLVPSIVLAVLLGGYSIRTVLLDPPTIAAPPEATDDSGVATEADLPSDLPAVDVVVAARDEQAVIRRLVERIANLRYPAGRLLLWVIDDGSEDRTPELLEELQGREPALRVLRRSREAGGGKSGALNLVLPQLQGRWLLVLDADADLQEDVLERLIPWAEAGGWSAVQLRKAVANPDTNLLTRAQSMEMAFDAVIQQGRLCAGGVAELRGNGQLLRRDAVLTCGGFNEATVTDDLDLSMRLLLERQPIGVLWDPPVQEEAVLTLPALWRQRQRWAEGGLQRFLDYAPGLLSDRLSGSQKTDLFSFFVLQYMMPVMAAADLAGVIATGTPPAMWPFSIVALGLSGIAIVSGCRRPSEGPPLPRMSVASVTLGVLYLVHWFAVIPWVTLRMALLPKRLVWVKTLHHGAEEEPQTVEADPELATEGGAL
- a CDS encoding SpoIID/LytB domain-containing protein; translated protein: MIRLSSLSSQTLPLRRQPARRRAALALVSQSLLSGLLLISGCRAETLPLPAAPEAPETSVPAQPVSALHWPVARPAPLNTAEPVLLVALAARLGFAADGREAAADPLVLRASSGLLTLVDSDGQRFQSPRLSLHWRLEPLASPLQIRRRVLSPFASHESAEEAARAWRAQGVETTIARPREWEVWAPPEAADPPGRSATLVERQENGRLVLELRRAEGTVTLRGPIRILAPEGLVWGEGIYGGPFLLQPDAYGSWSLVEQVPLERYLEGVVPHEIGAGSPAAALEAQAILARTWALRNRLRFQVDGYHLCADTQCQVYSDPRAAGTSVRNAIAASREQLLAADGQPIHAVYHASNGGMAAGFDEVWQGAPLPYLRAFADGPAGFVSRYPLPLKPAALSALLKAGAPLPWGADHSLFRWQRTLTAAQLSSALGNGARNLGTPTRLRVLSRGPSGRVLALEIGGTGGTRVLRLDAIRRTLRQLPSTLFEVTPAGPGRWLVRGGGFGHGAGLSQAGAIDLARRGWSSERILQHYYRGTELVPLRSLGEAL
- the rpmI gene encoding 50S ribosomal protein L35, translating into MPKLKTRKAAAKRFKATGSGKFLRRRAFRNHLLDHKSPKRKRYLGTMAVVDDRDHDNVSLMLPYA
- the rplT gene encoding 50S ribosomal protein L20: MARVKRGNVARKRRNKILRLARGFVGGSGSLFRTANQRVMKALCNAYRDRRRRKRDFRRLWIARINAAARINGTSYSRLIGGLKKADVQINRKMLAQLAVADPASFAVVAQSAAS
- a CDS encoding tetratricopeptide repeat protein, with the protein product MNELLPQIYLVGLIGLLGGASFFVGRQILRVRRDEQALSRLGGGRGSDGALQDAAGLYELASVQLRKRLYGQAADTLRKALKQADAEKVPSEARALIENAMGFALAAQGKYPTAVRHYRSALRAKADYPVALNNLAFALEKQAKPDEARALYQQVLNLEEGNRTARKRLRLLERRTVSISPAAEAPRGIGDDKAA
- a CDS encoding thiazole synthase; protein product: MTGTGKYPSLQAMQASLEASGCAIVTVAVRRVQSQAEGHLGLMEAIDWTRYWMLPNTAGCATAEEAIRVARLGRELARLAGQEDNSFVKLEVIPDSRHLLPDPIGTLEAAEQLVKEGFTVLPYINADPLLARRLEEAGCATVMPLGSPIGSGQGIRNAANIALIIENARVPVVVDAGIGVPSEAAQAMEMGADALLINSAIALAGDPVAMARAMGQAAIAGRTAFQAGRLPVRPQASPSSPLQGRVGQLG
- the psb34 gene encoding photosystem II assembly protein Psb34 gives rise to the protein MQVTEEDGGRLNAFAKEPRMVVMEEGETPGGNRMLLIGGALLVLALVAVAAGIS
- a CDS encoding NAD-dependent epimerase/dehydratase family protein yields the protein MKVLVLGGDGFCGWPCAVNLADAGHDVLIVDNLSRRKIDIDLGVESLTPIATIGERLRAWEQVGGRAMGFVHLDIAHEYDRLLELLRSERPEAIVHFAEQRAAPYSMKSSATKRYTVDNNVNGTHNLLAAIVESGLDIHIVHLGTMGVYGYGSHRGATIPEGYLTVEVPQPDGSRFTEKILHPANPGSVYHMTKTLDQLLFFYYNKNDGIRITDLHQGIVWGTNTALTEKDPRLTNRFDYDGDYGTVLNRFLMQAAIGYPLTVHGTGGQTRAFIHIRDSVRCVQLALEHPPTHGERVKIFNQMTESHRVGDLAEKVAALTGAKINHLPNPRNEAVENDLIVDNRCFIELGLQPTTLDDGLLAEVVDVARRWADRCDRSRIPCVSAWTSRQAQAIGAPA